GATCGGACGCCATCGCCTACGGCGCGCTCGACGAGGGCTGTCGCTTCATCGCCGGCTATCCGATGACGCCGTGGACCGAGGTCTTCACGATTATGTCGCAGAACCTCCCGGAGGTCGGCGGCATCTCCGAACAGGTCGAAGACGAAATCGCCGCGGCGGCGCTGGCGGTCGGCGCTTCCCACGCGGGCGTGAAGGCGATGTCCGGCTCCTCGGGCGGCGGCTTCGCGCTGATGTCGGAACCGCTCGGCCTCGCGGAGATGACCGAGACCCCGGTCGTCCTCGTCGAGGCGATGCGCGCCGGTCCCTCGACCGGAATGCCGACGAAACCCGAACAGGCCGACCTCGAACACGTCCTATACACCTCGCAGGGCGACTCCCACCGCGTCGTCTTCGCGCCCTCGAACGCCGAGGAAGCGTACAAACAGACGCGACGGGCGTTCCAGATCGCCTACGAGTACCAGATCCCGTCGATCGTCCTCTACGACCAGAAGAACGGCGGCGAACTGCAGAACGTGCCCGCGAGCGTCTTCGACGAGGAACCGAACGCCGATCTCGGCTCGATCATCACCGAGGCGGAGCTCGAAGACGCGCCGCACGACCCCTCCGGGAAGTACAACCGCTTCCAACACGAGGGCGAAAAGGGCGTGAGTCCGCGGTCGATCCCCGGCCAAGCGGGCGGTCGCTACCTCGCGACCGGCAACGAGCATATGCCCGCCGGACACATTTCGGAGGACCCCGACAACCGCGTCAATCAGGTCAACCGTCGGATGGAGAAGATGGAAGCTATCCGCGCCGACCTCGACGGAGACGAGGGAACGAACACCCACTACGGGCCCGAAGAGGCCGAATACGGCATTCTGACGTTCGGTTCCCAGCAGGGAACCGTCGAAGAGGCCATCGATCGCCTCAACGACGAGAGCCACGCGGTGAAGATGCTCGGCGTCTCCGAGATGGCACCCTTCCCAGTCGAGGAAGTGACGGCGTTCGTCGAGAGCGTCGATCAGGTGCTCGTCGTCGAGATGAACGCCTCAGCGCAGTTCCGCGGTCTGACGCAGAAGGAGCTCGGTCGCTACGGGGAGAAGCTCTCGAGCCTTCTCAAGTACAACGGTAACCCCTTCGAGCCCGCGGAGATCGTCGACGGGTTCGTCACCAGCATCGTCGAGGACGGGACTCTGCCCGGCCACGAGACCAAATTCGTCCCCGCAGCGAGTGATTAATATGAGCGCATTCAGTGCAATCGGCGAACACGCCGAACACGACCGTAACGAGTACACGCCCGGCGTCGAACCGCAGCCCACGTGGTGTCCCGGCTGCGGCGACTTCGGGGTTCTGAAGGCCCTGAAAGGAGCCGCCGCCGAGTTGGGTCTCTCCCCCGAGGAGATGCTCGTCTGCACCGGCATCGGCTGCTCGGGCAAACTGAACAGCTACTTCGACAGCTATGGGTTCCACACGATCCACGGCCGATCGCTCCCGATCGCGCGAGCGGCCAAACTGGCTAATCCCGGACTGACGGTCATCGCCGCCGGCGGCGACGGCGACGGCTACGGGATCGGCGGGAACCACTTCATACACACGGCCCGCGAGAACCACGATATGACGTACATCGTGTTCAACAACGAGATCTTCGGGCTGACGAAGGGCCAGACCTCGCCGACGTCGCCGAAAGGCCACAAGTCGAAGACCCAACCCCACGGCTCCGCGAAGGACCCGATCCGGCCGCTCTCGATGTCGCTGAACGCCGGCGCGTCCTACATCGCTCGGACCGCCGCTGTCAATCCAAACCAAGCGAAGGATATCATCGTCGAGGCCGTCGAGCACGACGGGTTCTCCCACATCGACTTCCTCACGCAGTGTCCGACGTGGAACAAGGACGCAAAGCAATACGTCCCGTACATCGACGTCAACGACTCCGAGGACTACGAGTTCGACAACACCGATCGGAACGAGGCCTCCGAGATGATGTTCGAGACGGAGAACGTCCTCAACGAGGGCACCGTCCTCACCGGCCGCTACTACGTCGACGAGGACCGACCGTCCTACCAGCAGGAGAAGCGACGAATCGGCGAAATCCCCGAGGAACCGCTCGCAGAGCGGTACTTCGACGAGGAGTACGAGTGGGAGCGGGTCTACGACACGTTCCTCGACAAGCACAAGTAGCGGCGACTGACGCCGGGTCGAGCGGTTATTTCGCCGTCCCGGTGCCGCGGTCTTCGGGTCCGACACCCGTTGTTTCGTCGTCGTGAGTTCGGTTTTTGCATTCGGAAGGTATTTTTTCTGGCACACGAAAGAGGTGGGTATGGAAGCCACCTCGACGGAGAGCCGCATTCTCGACGTCCTCGAGGAAGACGCGCAAGCGTCGTACGCCGAGATCGCAGAGCGGGCAGAGGTCTCCAAACCCACCGTCCGGAAGTACATCCGGCAGATGGAGGAGGAAGGAGTCATCATCGGCTACTCCGCCGACGTCGACCCGAAGAAGCTCTCGGAGACGTCGATCGCGCTCGTCGGTCTCGACGTCGCCTCGGAACGCTACGTCGAGGCGACGCGCGAACTGAAAGCGCTCGACGCGGTCGAGTCGCTGTACACCTCCTCGGGCGATCATATGCTGATGGCGGAGGTCCGCGCTACCGACGGCGACGCGCTCGGCGAGGTCATCGCGGAGACGTTGCTCTCGATCGACGGGATTACTGCCGCGCACCCGTCGTTCCTGCAGGAACGGCTGAAGTAGCACGGCTCAACCGATCGAACCGAATGGCGAACTCCGTCGAGGGCCGCGATCGATCGGCTATTCGCACGGTTTCGCTTGATTTCACTTCCGGTCCGGTTTGCGAACGCTATAGTGACTCCTCCGCGTAGCCTCCCGTACCGATCCCCCGTCGAGACGTATCGATGAATCCAATCTCTGCGATCGACCTCTCGAGCCTCCGACGACGATGAGCGAGGAGACTCTCCCGGGCGTCGAAGCCGAACGATCCCCGCGGATCGTCCTGCACGTCGATATGGACTGCTTTTACGCCTCGTGCGAACGGCTCCGTGAGCCGGGGCTCCGCGGCGAACCGGTCGTCGTCGGAATGGGCTATGAGTCCGGCGAGACGTTCGGTGCCGTGGCGACGGCGAGCTACGAGGCGCGCGAGTACGGTGTCGAGAGCGCGCAACCCATCTCACAGGCGCTCGAACGGCTCCCGCGCTCGGACGCCGACACCGACGGCACAACGGGAGACGAATCGACTTCCGGGGAGGTCGGTCACTACCGCTCGGTCGATCTGGAGTTTTACCGGTCGGTCGCGGCGGCGGTCAAGGAGATCCTTCACGAGTGCGCCGACGTCGTCCGCGAGGTGAGCATCGACGAGGCGTATCTCGACGTTACCGATCGCACCGGGTGGCAGCGCGCTCCCGACGACGATCGAACGCTCGCAGAGGGGTACGCCCGCCACGTCAAACAGCGGATCGCCTGCGAGGTCGGCGTCCCGGCCAGCGTGGGCGTCGCTCCGAACCTGTCCGCGGCGAAGATCGCCTCCGATCACGACAAACCCGACGGGCTGGTCGTC
This DNA window, taken from Halobellus sp. LT62, encodes the following:
- a CDS encoding thiamine pyrophosphate-dependent enzyme; translated protein: MSAFSAIGEHAEHDRNEYTPGVEPQPTWCPGCGDFGVLKALKGAAAELGLSPEEMLVCTGIGCSGKLNSYFDSYGFHTIHGRSLPIARAAKLANPGLTVIAAGGDGDGYGIGGNHFIHTARENHDMTYIVFNNEIFGLTKGQTSPTSPKGHKSKTQPHGSAKDPIRPLSMSLNAGASYIARTAAVNPNQAKDIIVEAVEHDGFSHIDFLTQCPTWNKDAKQYVPYIDVNDSEDYEFDNTDRNEASEMMFETENVLNEGTVLTGRYYVDEDRPSYQQEKRRIGEIPEEPLAERYFDEEYEWERVYDTFLDKHK
- the lrpA1 gene encoding HTH-type transcriptional regulator LrpA1 — translated: MEATSTESRILDVLEEDAQASYAEIAERAEVSKPTVRKYIRQMEEEGVIIGYSADVDPKKLSETSIALVGLDVASERYVEATRELKALDAVESLYTSSGDHMLMAEVRATDGDALGEVIAETLLSIDGITAAHPSFLQERLK
- a CDS encoding 2-oxoacid:acceptor oxidoreductase subunit alpha; this encodes MTDDELIWRIAGGSGDGIASTSQNFAKALMRAGLHVFTHRHYPSRIRGGHTYTEVRVSADPVRSRGDGYNFLLALGDSFARNPQENAYYGNEEVKPLSENLDELDEGGVIVYDSGLLDTDDIPDFDERVEENGWHVYDIDLRTIARDHGREVMRNTAGVAVTCAIADIEPQVIKSLMEDSMPEKVFEPNMSVFDDAYDTVREEFDADAPDVSVPAGEHDEEQVLISGSDAIAYGALDEGCRFIAGYPMTPWTEVFTIMSQNLPEVGGISEQVEDEIAAAALAVGASHAGVKAMSGSSGGGFALMSEPLGLAEMTETPVVLVEAMRAGPSTGMPTKPEQADLEHVLYTSQGDSHRVVFAPSNAEEAYKQTRRAFQIAYEYQIPSIVLYDQKNGGELQNVPASVFDEEPNADLGSIITEAELEDAPHDPSGKYNRFQHEGEKGVSPRSIPGQAGGRYLATGNEHMPAGHISEDPDNRVNQVNRRMEKMEAIRADLDGDEGTNTHYGPEEAEYGILTFGSQQGTVEEAIDRLNDESHAVKMLGVSEMAPFPVEEVTAFVESVDQVLVVEMNASAQFRGLTQKELGRYGEKLSSLLKYNGNPFEPAEIVDGFVTSIVEDGTLPGHETKFVPAASD